In Ovis canadensis isolate MfBH-ARS-UI-01 breed Bighorn chromosome 11, ARS-UI_OviCan_v2, whole genome shotgun sequence, one genomic interval encodes:
- the TMEM94 gene encoding transmembrane protein 94 isoform X6 produces the protein MDLKEKHEGEPPLALGLSTRKALSILKEQLEAVLDGHLKERKKCLTWKEMWRSSFLHHGNRCSCFHWPGASLMLLAALLLLACCGGQPAGSRGVELGNACALFLLLLLNLILTGRQDRLKRREVERRLRGVIGQIQDALRDGKEVKWPDAMYPDLHMPFAPSWSLHWAYRDGHLVNLPVSLLVEGDIIALRPGQESFASLRGIKDDEHIVLEPGDLFPPFSPPPSPRGEVKKGPQNPQQHRLFRVLETPVIDNIRWCLDMALSRPVTALDNERFTVQSVMLRYAVPVVLASFLITNALRFMLNAPGVTTWQYTLLQLQVNGVLPILPLLFPVLWVLATACGEARVLAQMSKASPSSLLAKFSEDTLSSYTEAVSPQEMLRCIWGHFLRVIQGTSPTLSHSSSLLHSLGSVTVLCCVDKQGILSWPNPSPETVLFFSGKVEPPHSSHEDLTDDLSTRSFCHPEVEEEERSGNWPGDGPKAPEPHPHRRAHSRSKHLSGSSVSFSRDTEGGEDDDPCKTQHRLEGEPYEAEDFVCDYHLEMLSLSQDQQNPSCIQFDDSNWQLHLTSLKPLGLNVLLNLCDASVTERLCRFSDHLCNVALQESRSAVLPVRVPWGLCELARLIGFTPGAKELFTQGNHLALYRLPSAETMKETSLGRLSCVTKRRPPLSHMISLFIKDTTTSTEQMLSHGTADVVLEACTDFWDGADIYPLSGSDRKKVLDFYQRACLSGYCSAFAYKPMSCALSSQLNGKCIELVQAPGQNSIFTTCELPSTIPIKLSARRGSWSSDEGIGEVLEKEDCMQALSGQIFMGMVSSQYQARLDIVRLIDGLVNACIRFVYFSLEDELKSKVFAEKMGLETGWNCHISLTPNGDMPGSEIPPSSPSHAGSLHDDLNQASRDDAEGLLLMEEEGHSDLISFQPTDSDLPSFLEDCNRAKLPRGIHQVRPHLQNIDNVPLLVPLFTDCTPETMCEMIKIMQEYGEVTCCLGSSANLRNSCLFLQSDVSIALDPLYPSRCSWETFGYATSTSMAQASDGLSPLQLSGQLNSLPCSLTFRQEETISIIRLIEQARHATYGIRKCFLFLLQCQLTLVVIQFLSCLVQLPPILSTTDILWLSCFCYPLLSISLLGKPPHSSIMSMATGKNLQSIPKKTQHYFLLCFLLKFSLTISSCLICFAFTLQSFCDRSRARNLTNCSSIMLPSHADAAPAWFRDFANGLLSAQKLAAALIVLHTVFISITHVHRTKPLWRKSPLTNLWWAVTVPVVLLGQVAQTAVDLQLWTHRDSRVHFGLEDVPLLTWLLGCLSLVLVVVTNEVVKLHEIRVRVRYQKRQKLQFETKLGMNSPF, from the exons GGCGAGCCGCCCTTGGCCCTGGGCCTGTCCACCCGGAAGGCCCTCAGCATTCTGAAGGAACAGCTGGAGGCAGTGCTGGACGGACACCTGAAGGAGCGGAAGAAATGTCTCACGTGGAAG GAGATGTGGAGAAGCAGCTTCTTGCACCATGGGAACCGCTGCTCCTGTTTCCATTGGCCGGGCGCCTCACTCATGCTCCTGGCCGCGCTCTTGCTGCTCGCTTGCTGCGGGGGCCAGCCGGCCGGCAG CCGCGGGGTGGAGCTGGGGAACGCCTGCGCGCTCTTCCTCCTGCTGCTCCTCAACCTCATCCTCACTGGGCGGCAAGACCGGCTGAAGCGTCGGGAGGTAGAACGGAGACTACGGGGCGTCATTGGCCAAATCCAAG ATGCCCTCAGGGATGGCAAGGAGGTCAAGTGGCCAGATGCCATGTACCCAGACCTCCACATGCCGTTCGCACCATCCTGGTCTCTGCACTGGGCCTATAGAGATGGACATCTCGTCAACCTGCCGGTCAGCCTGCTGGTAGAAGGAGACATCATAGCTCTGAGGCCGGGCCAGGAATCCTTTGCTTCCCTGCGGGGCATCAAG GACGACGAGCACATCGTCTTGGAGCCGGGAGACCTGTTCCCCCCTTTCTCGCCGCCCCCGTCCCCCCGGGGAGAAGTGAAGAAAGGGCCGCAGAACCCCCAGCAGCACCGGCTCTTCCGTGTCCTTGAGACCCCCGTGATCGACAACATCAG GTGGTGCCTGGACATGGCCCTGTCCCGCCCGGTGACCGCTCTGGACAACGAGAGGTTCACGGTGCAGTCGGTGATGCTGCGCTACGCGGTGCCCGTGGTCCTG GCCAGCTTCCTCATCACCAATGCCCTGCGCTTCATGCTGAATGCCCCGGGTGTCACCACCTGGCAATATACCCTCCTCCAGCTGCAG GTGAATGGCGTCCTGCCCATCCTCCCCCTGCTCTTCCCGGTCCTCTGGGTCCTGGCAACCGCCTGTGGAGAAGCCCGTGTCCTGGCCCAGATGAGCAAGGCCTCCCCCAGCTCCCTG CTGGCCAAGTTCTCAGAGGACACTCTCAGCAGCTATACGGAAGCCGTGTCCCCTCAG GAGATGCTGCGCTGCATTTGGGGCCACTTCCTGCGGGTGATCCAGGGGACGTCGCCCACACTGAGCCACAGCTCCAGCTTGCTGCACAGCCTGGGCTCCGTCACG GTCCTGTGCTGTGTGGACAAACAGGGGATCCTGTCGTGGCCCAACCCTAGCCCGGAGACCGTGCTGTTCTTCAGCGGGAAGGTGGAGCCCCCACACAGCAGCCACGAGGACCTCACGGACGACCTGTCCACCCGCTCCTTCTGCCATCccgaggtggaggaggag GAGCGCAGCGGCAACTGGCCAGGCGACGGTCCCAAGGCGCCCGAGCCCCACCCTCACCGCCGGGCACACAGCCGCAGCAAACACCTGTCTGGCTCCAGCGTGAGCTTCAGCAGGGACACTGAAGGCGGCGAAGATGACGACCCCTGCAAG ACCCAGCACAGGCTGGAGGGGGAGCCCTACGAAGCCGAGGACTTCGTGTGTGACTACCACCTGGAGATGCTCAGCCTGTCCCAGGACCAGCAGAACCCCTCCTGCATCCAGTTTGATGACTCCAACTGGCAGCTGCACCTCACCTCGCTCAAGCCGCTGGGCCTCAATGTGCTGCTGAACCTGTGCGACGCCAGCGTCACTGAGCGGCTCTGCCGGTTCTCAGACCACCTGTGCAACGTCGCCCTGCAGGAGAGCCGCAGCGCTGTGCTGCCCGTGCGCGTGCCCTGGGGCCTCTGCGAGCTCGCCCGCCTCATCG GCTTCACTCCCGGGGCCAAGGAGCTCTTCACGCAGGGGAACCACCTCGCACTCTACCGTCTCCCCAGTGCTGAGACCATGAAGGAGACCTCGCTGGGGAGGCTGTCCTGCGTCACCAAGCGGCGGCCCCCACTCAGCCACATGATCAGCCTCTTCATCAAGGACACCACCACGA GCACAGAGCAGATGCTGTCCCACGGCACAGCCGACGTGGTCTTGGAGGCCTGCACAGACTTCTGGGACGGAGCTGACATCTACCCTCTTTCGGGTTCCGATAG AAAGAAAGTGCTGGATTTCTACCAGCGAGCCTGTCTGTCTGGTTACTGCTCTGCCTTCGCCTACAAGCCCATGAGCTGTGCCCTGTCCTCCCAGCTCAATGGCAAGTGCATCGAGCTGGTGCAGGCGCCCGGCCAGAACAGCATCTTCACCACGTGTGAGCTGCCCAGCACCATTCCCATCAAGCTGAGCGCCCGCCGCGGCAGCTGGAGCTCAGACG AAGGGATCGGggaggtgctggagaaggaagACTGCATGCAGGCCCTGAGCGGCCAGATCTTCATGGGCATGGTGTCCTCCCAGTACCAGGCCCGCCTGGACATTGTGCGCCTCATCGACGGGCTGGTCAATGCCTGCATCCGCTTCGTCTACTTCTCGTTGGAGGATGAGCTCAAAAGCAAG GTGTTTGCGGAGAAGATGGGCCTGGAGACGGGCTGGAATTGCCACATCTCCCTCACGCCCAATGGTGACATGCCCGGCTCCGAGATCcccccctccagccccagccacGCTGGCTCCCTGCATGATGACCTGAACCAGG CGTCCCGAGACGACGCGGAAGGACTCCTTCTAATGGAGGAGGAGGGTCACTCGGACCTCATTAGCTTCCAGCCCACGGACAGCGACCTCCCCAGCTTCCTGGAAGACTGCAATCGG GCCAAGCTGCCCCGGGGCATCCACCAGGTGCGGCCCCACCTGCAGAACATCGACAACGTGCCCCTGCTGGTGCCCCTGTTCACCGACTGCACCCCCGAGA CCATGTGTGAGATGATCAAGATCATGCAGGAGTACGGGGAGGTGACCTGCTGCCTGGGCAGCTCCGCCAACCTGCGGAACAGCTGCCTCTTCCTCCAGAGCGATGTCAG CATCGCCCTGGACCCCCTGTACCCATCCCGCTGCTCCTGGGAGACCTTCGGCTACGCCACCAGCACCAGCATGGCCCAGGCTTCGGATGGCCTTTCCCCTCTGCAGCTCTCAGGGCAGCTCAACAGCCTGCCCTGCTCGCTGACCTTCCGCCAGGAGGAAACCATCAGCATCATCCGGCTCATCGAGCAG GCCCGGCACGCCACCTACGGCATCCGCAAGTGCTTCCTCTTCCTGCTGCAGTGCCAGCTGACGCTTGTGGTCATCCAG TTCCTCTCTTGCCTCGTCCAGCTGCCGCCAATCCTGAGCACCACCGACATCCTGTGGCTGTCCTGTTTTTGCTACCCTCTGCTCAG CATCTCTCTGCTGGGAAAGCCCCCACATAGCTCCATCATGTCTATGGCAACGGGGAAGAACCTTCAGTCCATTCCTAAGAAG ACCCAGCACTACTTCCTGCTGTGCTTCTTGCTGAAGTTCAGCCTCACCATCAGCTCGTGCCTCATCTGCTTTGCCTTCACACTGCAGAGCTTTTGCGACAGGTCTCGGGCCCGCAACCTCACCAACTGCTCCTCCATCATGCTGCCCAG CCACGCCGACGCAGCCCCAGCCTGGTTTCGTGACTTCGCCAACGGGCTGCTGTCGGCTCAGAAACTCGCCGCTGCCCTGATTGTCCTACACACTG TCTTCATCTCCATCACCCACGTGCACCGCACCAAGCCCCTGTGGAGGAAGAGCCCCCTGACGAACCTGTGGTGGGCCGTGACCGTGCCCGTGGT GCTGCTGGGGCAGGTGGCCCAGACGGCAGTGGACCTGCAGCTGTGGACACACAGGGACAGCCGTGTCCACTTCGGCCTGGAGGACGTGCCTCTGCTGACGTGGCTCCTGGGCTGCCTGTCCCTGGTCCTCGTGGTGGTCACCAATGAGGTCGTGAAGCTGCACGAGATCCG GGTCCGCGTCCGCTACCAGAAGCGACAGAAGCTGCAGTTTGAAACTAAGCTGGGCATGAACTCTCCCTTCTGA
- the TMEM94 gene encoding transmembrane protein 94 isoform X3, whose product MDLKEKHEGEPPLALGLSTRKALSILKEQLEAVLDGHLKERKKCLTWKEMWRSSFLHHGNRCSCFHWPGASLMLLAALLLLACCGGQPAGSRGVELGNACALFLLLLLNLILTGRQDRLKRREVERRLRGVIGQIQDALRDGKEVKWPDAMYPDLHMPFAPSWSLHWAYRDGHLVNLPVSLLVEGDIIALRPGQESFASLRGIKDDEHIVLEPGDLFPPFSPPPSPRGEVKKGPQNPQQHRLFRVLETPVIDNIRWCLDMALSRPVTALDNERFTVQSVMLRYAVPVVLASFLITNALRFMLNAPGVTTWQYTLLQLQVNGVLPILPLLFPVLWVLATACGEARVLAQMSKASPSSLLAKFSEDTLSSYTEAVSPQEMLRCIWGHFLRVIQGTSPTLSHSSSLLHSLGSVTVLCCVDKQGILSWPNPSPETVLFFSGKVEPPHSSHEDLTDDLSTRSFCHPEVEEEPHERDALLAGSLNVPLHLSNEQERSGNWPGDGPKAPEPHPHRRAHSRSKHLSGSSVSFSRDTEGGEDDDPCKTQHRLEGEPYEAEDFVCDYHLEMLSLSQDQQNPSCIQFDDSNWQLHLTSLKPLGLNVLLNLCDASVTERLCRFSDHLCNVALQESRSAVLPVRVPWGLCELARLIGFTPGAKELFTQGNHLALYRLPSAETMKETSLGRLSCVTKRRPPLSHMISLFIKDTTTSTEQMLSHGTADVVLEACTDFWDGADIYPLSGSDRKKVLDFYQRACLSGYCSAFAYKPMSCALSSQLNGKCIELVQAPGQNSIFTTCELPSTIPIKLSARRGSWSSDEGIGEVLEKEDCMQALSGQIFMGMVSSQYQARLDIVRLIDGLVNACIRFVYFSLEDELKSKVFAEKMGLETGWNCHISLTPNGDMPGSEIPPSSPSHAGSLHDDLNQASRDDAEGLLLMEEEGHSDLISFQPTDSDLPSFLEDCNRAKLPRGIHQVRPHLQNIDNVPLLVPLFTDCTPETMCEMIKIMQEYGEVTCCLGSSANLRNSCLFLQSDVSIALDPLYPSRCSWETFGYATSTSMAQASDGLSPLQLSGQLNSLPCSLTFRQEETISIIRLIEQARHATYGIRKCFLFLLQCQLTLVVIQFLSCLVQLPPILSTTDILWLSCFCYPLLSISLLGKPPHSSIMSMATGKNLQSIPKKTQHYFLLCFLLKFSLTISSCLICFAFTLQSFCDRSRARNLTNCSSIMLPSHADAAPAWFRDFANGLLSAQKLAAALIVLHTVFISITHVHRTKPLWRKSPLTNLWWAVTVPVVLLGQVAQTAVDLQLWTHRDSRVHFGLEDVPLLTWLLGCLSLVLVVVTNEVVKLHEIRVRVRYQKRQKLQFETKLGMNSPF is encoded by the exons GGCGAGCCGCCCTTGGCCCTGGGCCTGTCCACCCGGAAGGCCCTCAGCATTCTGAAGGAACAGCTGGAGGCAGTGCTGGACGGACACCTGAAGGAGCGGAAGAAATGTCTCACGTGGAAG GAGATGTGGAGAAGCAGCTTCTTGCACCATGGGAACCGCTGCTCCTGTTTCCATTGGCCGGGCGCCTCACTCATGCTCCTGGCCGCGCTCTTGCTGCTCGCTTGCTGCGGGGGCCAGCCGGCCGGCAG CCGCGGGGTGGAGCTGGGGAACGCCTGCGCGCTCTTCCTCCTGCTGCTCCTCAACCTCATCCTCACTGGGCGGCAAGACCGGCTGAAGCGTCGGGAGGTAGAACGGAGACTACGGGGCGTCATTGGCCAAATCCAAG ATGCCCTCAGGGATGGCAAGGAGGTCAAGTGGCCAGATGCCATGTACCCAGACCTCCACATGCCGTTCGCACCATCCTGGTCTCTGCACTGGGCCTATAGAGATGGACATCTCGTCAACCTGCCGGTCAGCCTGCTGGTAGAAGGAGACATCATAGCTCTGAGGCCGGGCCAGGAATCCTTTGCTTCCCTGCGGGGCATCAAG GACGACGAGCACATCGTCTTGGAGCCGGGAGACCTGTTCCCCCCTTTCTCGCCGCCCCCGTCCCCCCGGGGAGAAGTGAAGAAAGGGCCGCAGAACCCCCAGCAGCACCGGCTCTTCCGTGTCCTTGAGACCCCCGTGATCGACAACATCAG GTGGTGCCTGGACATGGCCCTGTCCCGCCCGGTGACCGCTCTGGACAACGAGAGGTTCACGGTGCAGTCGGTGATGCTGCGCTACGCGGTGCCCGTGGTCCTG GCCAGCTTCCTCATCACCAATGCCCTGCGCTTCATGCTGAATGCCCCGGGTGTCACCACCTGGCAATATACCCTCCTCCAGCTGCAG GTGAATGGCGTCCTGCCCATCCTCCCCCTGCTCTTCCCGGTCCTCTGGGTCCTGGCAACCGCCTGTGGAGAAGCCCGTGTCCTGGCCCAGATGAGCAAGGCCTCCCCCAGCTCCCTG CTGGCCAAGTTCTCAGAGGACACTCTCAGCAGCTATACGGAAGCCGTGTCCCCTCAG GAGATGCTGCGCTGCATTTGGGGCCACTTCCTGCGGGTGATCCAGGGGACGTCGCCCACACTGAGCCACAGCTCCAGCTTGCTGCACAGCCTGGGCTCCGTCACG GTCCTGTGCTGTGTGGACAAACAGGGGATCCTGTCGTGGCCCAACCCTAGCCCGGAGACCGTGCTGTTCTTCAGCGGGAAGGTGGAGCCCCCACACAGCAGCCACGAGGACCTCACGGACGACCTGTCCACCCGCTCCTTCTGCCATCccgaggtggaggaggag CCCCACGAACGCGACGCCCTCCTGGCCGGCTCCCTGAACGTCCCCCTGCACCTTTCCAATGAGCAGGAGCGCAGCGGCAACTGGCCAGGCGACGGTCCCAAGGCGCCCGAGCCCCACCCTCACCGCCGGGCACACAGCCGCAGCAAACACCTGTCTGGCTCCAGCGTGAGCTTCAGCAGGGACACTGAAGGCGGCGAAGATGACGACCCCTGCAAG ACCCAGCACAGGCTGGAGGGGGAGCCCTACGAAGCCGAGGACTTCGTGTGTGACTACCACCTGGAGATGCTCAGCCTGTCCCAGGACCAGCAGAACCCCTCCTGCATCCAGTTTGATGACTCCAACTGGCAGCTGCACCTCACCTCGCTCAAGCCGCTGGGCCTCAATGTGCTGCTGAACCTGTGCGACGCCAGCGTCACTGAGCGGCTCTGCCGGTTCTCAGACCACCTGTGCAACGTCGCCCTGCAGGAGAGCCGCAGCGCTGTGCTGCCCGTGCGCGTGCCCTGGGGCCTCTGCGAGCTCGCCCGCCTCATCG GCTTCACTCCCGGGGCCAAGGAGCTCTTCACGCAGGGGAACCACCTCGCACTCTACCGTCTCCCCAGTGCTGAGACCATGAAGGAGACCTCGCTGGGGAGGCTGTCCTGCGTCACCAAGCGGCGGCCCCCACTCAGCCACATGATCAGCCTCTTCATCAAGGACACCACCACGA GCACAGAGCAGATGCTGTCCCACGGCACAGCCGACGTGGTCTTGGAGGCCTGCACAGACTTCTGGGACGGAGCTGACATCTACCCTCTTTCGGGTTCCGATAG AAAGAAAGTGCTGGATTTCTACCAGCGAGCCTGTCTGTCTGGTTACTGCTCTGCCTTCGCCTACAAGCCCATGAGCTGTGCCCTGTCCTCCCAGCTCAATGGCAAGTGCATCGAGCTGGTGCAGGCGCCCGGCCAGAACAGCATCTTCACCACGTGTGAGCTGCCCAGCACCATTCCCATCAAGCTGAGCGCCCGCCGCGGCAGCTGGAGCTCAGACG AAGGGATCGGggaggtgctggagaaggaagACTGCATGCAGGCCCTGAGCGGCCAGATCTTCATGGGCATGGTGTCCTCCCAGTACCAGGCCCGCCTGGACATTGTGCGCCTCATCGACGGGCTGGTCAATGCCTGCATCCGCTTCGTCTACTTCTCGTTGGAGGATGAGCTCAAAAGCAAG GTGTTTGCGGAGAAGATGGGCCTGGAGACGGGCTGGAATTGCCACATCTCCCTCACGCCCAATGGTGACATGCCCGGCTCCGAGATCcccccctccagccccagccacGCTGGCTCCCTGCATGATGACCTGAACCAGG CGTCCCGAGACGACGCGGAAGGACTCCTTCTAATGGAGGAGGAGGGTCACTCGGACCTCATTAGCTTCCAGCCCACGGACAGCGACCTCCCCAGCTTCCTGGAAGACTGCAATCGG GCCAAGCTGCCCCGGGGCATCCACCAGGTGCGGCCCCACCTGCAGAACATCGACAACGTGCCCCTGCTGGTGCCCCTGTTCACCGACTGCACCCCCGAGA CCATGTGTGAGATGATCAAGATCATGCAGGAGTACGGGGAGGTGACCTGCTGCCTGGGCAGCTCCGCCAACCTGCGGAACAGCTGCCTCTTCCTCCAGAGCGATGTCAG CATCGCCCTGGACCCCCTGTACCCATCCCGCTGCTCCTGGGAGACCTTCGGCTACGCCACCAGCACCAGCATGGCCCAGGCTTCGGATGGCCTTTCCCCTCTGCAGCTCTCAGGGCAGCTCAACAGCCTGCCCTGCTCGCTGACCTTCCGCCAGGAGGAAACCATCAGCATCATCCGGCTCATCGAGCAG GCCCGGCACGCCACCTACGGCATCCGCAAGTGCTTCCTCTTCCTGCTGCAGTGCCAGCTGACGCTTGTGGTCATCCAG TTCCTCTCTTGCCTCGTCCAGCTGCCGCCAATCCTGAGCACCACCGACATCCTGTGGCTGTCCTGTTTTTGCTACCCTCTGCTCAG CATCTCTCTGCTGGGAAAGCCCCCACATAGCTCCATCATGTCTATGGCAACGGGGAAGAACCTTCAGTCCATTCCTAAGAAG ACCCAGCACTACTTCCTGCTGTGCTTCTTGCTGAAGTTCAGCCTCACCATCAGCTCGTGCCTCATCTGCTTTGCCTTCACACTGCAGAGCTTTTGCGACAGGTCTCGGGCCCGCAACCTCACCAACTGCTCCTCCATCATGCTGCCCAG CCACGCCGACGCAGCCCCAGCCTGGTTTCGTGACTTCGCCAACGGGCTGCTGTCGGCTCAGAAACTCGCCGCTGCCCTGATTGTCCTACACACTG TCTTCATCTCCATCACCCACGTGCACCGCACCAAGCCCCTGTGGAGGAAGAGCCCCCTGACGAACCTGTGGTGGGCCGTGACCGTGCCCGTGGT GCTGCTGGGGCAGGTGGCCCAGACGGCAGTGGACCTGCAGCTGTGGACACACAGGGACAGCCGTGTCCACTTCGGCCTGGAGGACGTGCCTCTGCTGACGTGGCTCCTGGGCTGCCTGTCCCTGGTCCTCGTGGTGGTCACCAATGAGGTCGTGAAGCTGCACGAGATCCG GGTCCGCGTCCGCTACCAGAAGCGACAGAAGCTGCAGTTTGAAACTAAGCTGGGCATGAACTCTCCCTTCTGA